The DNA sequence AATCAATAAACTAGGACGTACTGATGATATTTTAGAATTGTTGTTGACGAGAGCCATAACTAATGAATAGCACCTACCCATCAACACGGATTggttcataaaataaaacttaccGCAGATATCCTAAGAATGCTGAGGAGAGTCCTAACTGTTGTATAAGAGTGGGGAGTGTTTGATTTCGCCTCTTCCTGCCTAATACTGGAATATGCACTTGCTATATATTCCTCCAACTCCCTTGGTACAGCAGGTGACAGTTTTCTTGCAGCCGAAATATATGCTCTAGTAGTCATGATAAGAATTCAGGTCCATGTGAGAGCATTTTCAACTCGGTTTATGATCAGGATACACATAAATGTgcaataaagaatatataccccttttttcaaattttattaaacttaaattgGGTATGAAGTAATTCAgaagtaaaatatttgtggCTGATTTACCTAAGGACAGAAGGTTCAAGGGGAGTAAATCCAAGGTCTGGAGATTCCTTGGCCTGGTGGACATGGAGAACATGCCGGGCCATTTCAAGATCAGTATCCATATCTGCTCGGTCAAGAATCAACCACAGGAGATCAAATCTTGATAGAAGGGCAGGAGGCAGATTAATATTCTCTGCTGGTGTTCTCCTTAGATCATACCTCCCCCTAAGGCAAAAGGAGAATGTTGAATAATTAGACATGGCATGCAAAGCTTTAAGCAAGCCAAAAAGGGGGATCATACATCATTGCAACAATCCGAATGAGATTAGACTTGCATCTTAGCACAAAACCAAGGTTGCT is a window from the Sesamum indicum cultivar Zhongzhi No. 13 unplaced genomic scaffold, S_indicum_v1.0 C01356, whole genome shotgun sequence genome containing:
- the LOC105155292 gene encoding DNA replication licensing factor MCM7 codes for the protein MQIRGDIHICLMGDPGVAKSQLLKHIINVAPRGVYTTGKGSSGVGLTAAVQKDPVTNEMVLEGGALVLADMGICAIDEFDKMDESDRTSIHEVMEQQTVSIAKAGITTSLNARTAVLAAANPAWGRYDLRRTPAENINLPPALLSRFDLLWLILDRADMDTDLEMARHVLHVHQAKESPDLGFTPLEPSVLRAYISAARKLSPAVPRELEEYIASAYSSIRQEEAKSNTPHSYTTVRTLLSILRISAVSFIL